The Rhodococcus sp. ABRD24 genome contains the following window.
GGAAACCGTCGGGTGTACACGGTGACCCCGGCACGATTGGACGGAAACGTGTCACCGATGGGCCGTAGGGCAGTACCGGCGAAGAAGTCGAGGAGATTGCAGGCATTTGCGAGCTCGCCCTGAGCCTCCTTCACGGTCTTCTTCGTCTCCGCGGCAATCAGTTCGGCGAGACGGGTCGACTCCACTCGGAGGGCCTGTGCCGCCGCATGGAGTCCGCGGGAACGCTCGACTGCAACGCTACCTCCCCACACGGAATGCGCAGAGGTCGCGCGAGAAACCACTCGATCCAGTTCACTCACAAGGTTCTCAGTCACCGATATCCCATACCTTTGCTGATTCGAAAGCCGCTGCTGTGCAGTGTCATCGGAGGAATTTATCGAGAAGCGGGATCGACGGGGTGCTGGGCCAGGGGGTGTACATCCAGGTCCATCCAGGGCCACACCGGTAGTGAGGACAGCGTCTCGTGCAGCTCGGTGGCATCGATCGCCGACCAGAGACCCCAGTTCTCGCGGCGCCCCGGGACCCGCCACATACGTTTGAGCGTTCCCTTCTCGGCGAGCAGCGCGGCCAACTCTCGTTCGTCTACGACGAGCTTGTTGTACTGTTCCTCGGGCATGTCGGCCGGAATGTTGATGCGAATGTTGACGAGAAACTCCATGACGTTCTTCCTTACTTCCATGCTGCCGAGAAGACACGAGCCCAATTGCCGCCGGCGACCGCGCTCACCTCGGCCGGGGACATTCCGCGCTGCTCCAGGCGGGCGAGCAGGTCCGTGTATCCACGCGAGGAGTCGAACCAGCGTGGGAACGGTGTGTAGCCGGTGAGCGGGATCATCGAGGTGCGTGACCATCGGCCCTGTCTCCACCACAGGACCTCCTCGTCGGCATATCCGATGTAGAAGTCCGACCCGAAGCCGACGTGATCGATACCGATGTTCTCCACCGTCCAGAAGACCATGTCGCAGAAGTCGTCGATCGAGCAGTTGACGCCGTTGGGAGCGATTCGCGGGTACATGCTAAGCCCCACAACACCATTCCGCTGAGCCAGCGCCTTCAGTAGGTCCTTCGACTTGTTCCGGACGGCCAACTCGGCGTCCATTCCGACGCAATCGACGGGGTTGGCATGAGTGATTGCGACCGGGCAATCGGACGCTTCGATTGCTTGATAGCTCGTCTTCTCATTGCAATGCGAAAGGTCGATCAGCATACCGATCCGGTTCATCTCCCGGATCAGGTTCAGTCCGTAGGTCTTCGACAGGCCCGCTTCGTCATCTTCCCAGCATCCGGCGCCGGCGGAGTTCTGAGTGTTGTACGTGAGCTGTGCGATCCGCACGCCGGCCTCGTAGAAGGCGCTGACCAAGTCGAGGTCGCTCTCGAAGGGGGAAGAGTTCTGGAAGCCGAGGATGACGGCAGTCTTGTTCTCTCGTTCTGCGGCTGCGATGTCTTCGACCGTGCGCGCCTGGACGATGAGATCGGCGTTCTCTTCCAGGCGACGCTGCCACTTTCCGAGTTCGCGCATTGTCTCGGTCGAGTCTTCCCAAATCGCGATCGTGACGTGGACGGCGGTTACGTTGCCCTCGCGCCACTCGACGAATCGTGCTCGCTCCGGCTTGCTGAACTGGAGTGCGTCGATCAACATTCTCTATTCTCCGTATCTGTTGTGCGGGAAGCTGATTGAGGTGTACCCACTCGGTCTGTCTCGCTCACTTGGAAACCACCGCGTAGTCGACGAATGCGCTGGGGTTTTCGTTGATGCCCTGGACGTCGGTCACGTACATGCGGGGGAGGCGGTCCTGGTACAGGAAGATCCAGGGTGCGTCCTCGTCGATCTGCCGGACGGCCTTGCGGTAGAGGTCGCGGCGAGCGTTCTCATCCACCGTCCCGCGGGCTTCGCCGAACATCGCACCGACCTGATCGTTGACGTACCAACCACGATTTACCCCGGCGGGCGGAACCAGTGTGGGGCTGAACATTGTCTCCAGCCAGTACGCGTTGTCTGCGCCGGTGGTCCAGCCGTTGTAGGAGCCGGCGACGCCGTCCGTGTAACCGGGGCCTTCGGTTGCCACGAGCGTGGTGAAGTCCATGTACTCGACTGAGAGATTGACACCTACCGATGCGAGATCCTGCTGGACGAGGGCCATGATCTGCTTGGACTGCGAGAAGCCGGGGCCGGCGCTCGGCGCCAGGAGCTTCATGCTGAAGCCATCGCTGTAGCCAGCCGCGGCAAGAAGCTCTCTCGCCCGATCCGGGTTGTGGCTGTAGATCTCCTCGGAATCACTCTGCCACAGAGTGTTACCGCTGGGGAGCGAGCCGTGCAGGGGCCGCGCCTGGCCATCCGTCGCAGTCGCCAGGGCCTCGCGGTTGATGGCGAAGTTCAGTGCTTGTCGCACGTCCTTGTTCGCGGTAGGACCGCTCTTCGTGTTCAAGCGAATGAAGTACTGGTTTGCCGCGTCCGGATACTGAACGGTGACGCCTTCATCGTTCGAGAGCTGCGTGATCTGCTGGGCGCCAGCACTCAGAATTACGTCGACCTGCCGGGTCTGCATCGCGGTGGCCATCGATCCCGGATCCTGAATCGTCACGAAGACAATGGATTCGAGCTTGGGCTCACCTCGCCAGTAGTTGTCGAACCGTTGGAGTCGAATGGACTCACCCGGCGTGACACCGGTCGTCATGAAAGGGCCGGTGCCGACAGGATGTGTCGCGAGTTCTTCTTCCGTCATCTGATCGAGAGCTGTTGGGCTGATGATGCCCATTCTGCGATCCTTGAGAAGTCGCGGAAGCTCGACGAAGGGCGCCTTCAAGGTGATGGTGAGGTCCCGATCGGAGGTGGCTTCGGTTCGTCCGATCCAGCGCGTGAGGAATCCCATGTTTGCCGCGGCGGTTCGGGAGTAGAAGCTTGCGTCGGGATTGAGCAGACGCTCGAAGTTCTTGTGAACAGCTTCGGCATTCAGCGGAGTTCCGTCTTGGAAGGTCACGCCCTCGCGAATGGTGAAGACGTAGCTGGTGGCGTCCGCGGACACCGTCCATTTCTCCGCAAGGAACGGCTCGATTTCCGTTGCTTCCTTGGTGGTCGCGCTGAGGTCTTCGCGAACCAGGGTGTCGTAGATCGCGTCAGTGATCCGCAACCCGACCGTACCGTTGATCGCCTGCGGATCCAGCGAGGGCACTTCGCTCTGGGATGCTGCAATGAGAACGTTTTCATTGGCGGCATCATTGGAACCCCCTGCGCCGCAAGCGCTGACGGACAATGCGATTGCGCATACTGCGGCCGGTAGTCTCCAGCGGCTGCTTCTTCTGGCCATGCTCGCTCCCTGAAACTGGTCCCTCGCGGGTGGATGTAAACGATTGCAATCAATGGAAATGAGGGTATGGGCTGGATCACACAGTGTCAACCACGTGAGTGGGATCACTTGGATTCGGGCGGTCGGGGTGCTGGTTCACCAGCAGTTCAGCGACCCTTGGGACGGAACCTGTGCTGGTTGGCGGACGCGTGCGGGTATCAGGGGGCTTCCGCGATCGCGGTCTGATGCCACCCTGAGGTTGAGCAGGTGTCCTGGCAGCGCGCAGTCCGTTGCTGCACGACCCGGGACGTCCGGCGGGCAGTCACCGCATTACTGGCCGGACCGGGTCACCACGACGAACGGGCCCACCTCGTCCACTGTGAACCGGGGATCGTCGAACAGTTCCTTCGGGAACGTCACGGTGTATCGGCGGACGTTCGGATCGTTGGGGTATACGTCCTCGGCCAGTCTCAGCGTGTACCCGGCGGCGCTCTTTCGGAAGACGAACACGTCCGGTGCGCGCCAAGGACTCTTGTCCATTGCTGCGATCAACTCGTCGGGGGTGCTGAGCTCGGACCAGCTCTCGATCGCCTCGGCCCGCTCGCGGAAGTTGGCGAGCGGGTTCGCGTAGTGCGACGTGAGGGCCTGGAACCCGAGATACGGGTAGTAGCTGAGGAAACTGGTGTCGGTGGTGAGCACGACGGTGTCTCGGCGTACCTGCGGCCGCTGATCGGTGATGATGCGGTCCACATCGCCGTAGTAGGCGGCGGGGCCGGCCGGACGTTTGTCGGCGCGGACGCCGTCGCCGTCGGTATCGGTGTAGGCAACGGTGATGTCGCCGGCGAGGACCTGGGGAATGTTCTGCACGAATGCGATGGCGCCAGCGAGCCCGATCACGACAACCGATGCCTTGACCCGTGGGTTCTCACTCGTCGCCAGAACCAGCCAGCGGGAGAACTCGAAGAACCCGAACACGCCCGCGGTGCCCAACAGCAGGATCAGCAGCGGTTCGAGTCGGAACGAGAGCAGCGTGCTCCCGACGACCGTGACTGTCATCGACAGTATCGACCACAGGTAGATCGCGATCACGCCGGCACTGAGCGCCTGTGCGCGCCGCGAGAATGAAACCCGCACCACCAGCCAGATCGTGCCCAGCAGACACAACGCCCCGGCGAGGGTGAATTGGATCATCGGCAGGGGCAGATGCGCACCGGCGTCGGGCAGATAGTGGGTGGCGGTGCCGCTGTCGGCGACGGTGCCGCGCAGTCTCTCGAGCACGTACGGCAGCCACACGGTGAGCGCAAGTAGGCCGGCGATCACGGCTGTGACGATCAACCGCAGCAGCGGGTCCATCGCCGCGCGCCAGGAACCCTGAGCCCGTACGGCCAGCCCTGCGGCGACCAGTGCCATGAGCGTCACCGCAAACGCGGCCAACCCGAGGTACAGCGTGTAGAAAGCGGCCGCGACGCCGAGGAACACGCCGGTTCCCACGATGGCTCCCCATCCGCCGTTATGCGTCTGAGCAGACCTCTCCGGCCGGTACAGCCCGCCCCACGCGAGCACGAGAACCGGCGGGACAAGGATTGCGATCACTGCGCCGTACGGCTCTGCGGAGCCATATGCGACCAGCAATGCGGTGGTCGCGAGCGCGACCACCACCGCCCAGTCGGAGCGAATCAGCTTGTTCCACAGGACAAGCGCGAGCACTGCGGCCACCGCGATCGAACCGATCGAATACGGCTTGAATGCTTCCCAGCCGTCCATGCCGAGGAGATTCGCGACGCGGCCGCCGATCCAGAACCAGCCTGCGGGGTAGTAGGGCGGTAGGTCCGCGTACGTCATGTCATGCAGGGCAGCGGAATCGGTGAGCCGGGTCAGGTACTCGGTGCGGAACTCCTGATCCACCGAGATGCCGTGCAGGTACAGCTTGGTCGCACTCAGCGGCATGCCGAGCGTCACGGTCACGAACGCCGACAAGCTCGCCCATGACAGCACCGTCGCCGCCCGGACCCATCGTCCGGCGCGGTACAGCATCACGCACCCAGCGAGCACTGCGATGGTCCCCAGCTGCCCGACTGTGGTGACGGCCTGCGTGACGTTGGACGAGTTGAACGCCGGCCACGACACCTGATCGAATGCGAACAGGCCAACTACGGTGACGGCCACCGCGACCACGGTTGCGAGGATCATATCGGCCGCGGTGGAGGCGGCCCGCCGGGCAGGGGCGACTCGCGACTCTTCGACGGGGGCGGCACCTGATTGCGACACGGGCCGAGCTTACTTGGGTGCAAGACCCGGATTCGCTTTCAGTAGGTTCGAGGGATGAGTGATGAGCAGGTATCGCCGCCGAAGTGGTTCATCGATGCGCTGGCCGCACCGGTCGATACCGGCAGCGTCGAGGTAGACGGCGTCGGTGTGCACTTTCGGGCCTGGGGTGAGTCGGGTCGGCCCGGGCTGGTGCTGATCCACGGCGGCGCGGCGCACTCGCGCTGGTGGGATCACATCGGCCCGCAGCTGGCCGGCGATCGTCGCGTCGTCGCACTGGACCTGAGTGGGCACGGTGACAGCGATACCCGCGAGTACTACTCGCTGGATCAGTGGGCACACGAGGTGGTGTCGGTTGCGGAGGTGTCGGGCATCGCCGGTGCTCCGGTGCTGGTGGGTCACAGCATGGGTGGCATCGTCGCGTACGTCG
Protein-coding sequences here:
- a CDS encoding ABC transporter substrate-binding protein, giving the protein MPSLDPQAINGTVGLRITDAIYDTLVREDLSATTKEATEIEPFLAEKWTVSADATSYVFTIREGVTFQDGTPLNAEAVHKNFERLLNPDASFYSRTAAANMGFLTRWIGRTEATSDRDLTITLKAPFVELPRLLKDRRMGIISPTALDQMTEEELATHPVGTGPFMTTGVTPGESIRLQRFDNYWRGEPKLESIVFVTIQDPGSMATAMQTRQVDVILSAGAQQITQLSNDEGVTVQYPDAANQYFIRLNTKSGPTANKDVRQALNFAINREALATATDGQARPLHGSLPSGNTLWQSDSEEIYSHNPDRARELLAAAGYSDGFSMKLLAPSAGPGFSQSKQIMALVQQDLASVGVNLSVEYMDFTTLVATEGPGYTDGVAGSYNGWTTGADNAYWLETMFSPTLVPPAGVNRGWYVNDQVGAMFGEARGTVDENARRDLYRKAVRQIDEDAPWIFLYQDRLPRMYVTDVQGINENPSAFVDYAVVSK
- a CDS encoding muconolactone Delta-isomerase family protein, whose amino-acid sequence is MEFLVNIRINIPADMPEEQYNKLVVDERELAALLAEKGTLKRMWRVPGRRENWGLWSAIDATELHETLSSLPVWPWMDLDVHPLAQHPVDPASR
- a CDS encoding galactan 5-O-arabinofuranosyltransferase is translated as MILATVVAVAVTVVGLFAFDQVSWPAFNSSNVTQAVTTVGQLGTIAVLAGCVMLYRAGRWVRAATVLSWASLSAFVTVTLGMPLSATKLYLHGISVDQEFRTEYLTRLTDSAALHDMTYADLPPYYPAGWFWIGGRVANLLGMDGWEAFKPYSIGSIAVAAVLALVLWNKLIRSDWAVVVALATTALLVAYGSAEPYGAVIAILVPPVLVLAWGGLYRPERSAQTHNGGWGAIVGTGVFLGVAAAFYTLYLGLAAFAVTLMALVAAGLAVRAQGSWRAAMDPLLRLIVTAVIAGLLALTVWLPYVLERLRGTVADSGTATHYLPDAGAHLPLPMIQFTLAGALCLLGTIWLVVRVSFSRRAQALSAGVIAIYLWSILSMTVTVVGSTLLSFRLEPLLILLLGTAGVFGFFEFSRWLVLATSENPRVKASVVVIGLAGAIAFVQNIPQVLAGDITVAYTDTDGDGVRADKRPAGPAAYYGDVDRIITDQRPQVRRDTVVLTTDTSFLSYYPYLGFQALTSHYANPLANFRERAEAIESWSELSTPDELIAAMDKSPWRAPDVFVFRKSAAGYTLRLAEDVYPNDPNVRRYTVTFPKELFDDPRFTVDEVGPFVVVTRSGQ
- a CDS encoding membrane dipeptidase — translated: MLIDALQFSKPERARFVEWREGNVTAVHVTIAIWEDSTETMRELGKWQRRLEENADLIVQARTVEDIAAAERENKTAVILGFQNSSPFESDLDLVSAFYEAGVRIAQLTYNTQNSAGAGCWEDDEAGLSKTYGLNLIREMNRIGMLIDLSHCNEKTSYQAIEASDCPVAITHANPVDCVGMDAELAVRNKSKDLLKALAQRNGVVGLSMYPRIAPNGVNCSIDDFCDMVFWTVENIGIDHVGFGSDFYIGYADEEVLWWRQGRWSRTSMIPLTGYTPFPRWFDSSRGYTDLLARLEQRGMSPAEVSAVAGGNWARVFSAAWK